The Thermogemmata fonticola genome has a window encoding:
- the tsaB gene encoding tRNA (adenosine(37)-N6)-threonylcarbamoyltransferase complex dimerization subunit type 1 TsaB has protein sequence MFDPVDSSATMPEVVSNGGSNSGTSDPWLLIETSGRTGQVGLARRGEVILSRLLDPSRRHARDLTPAVVELLQQAGIAPAACAGVMVSLGPGSFTGLRVGVMSAKTFAYATGCALRAVPTFAAVAEQAPPRCTPLWVVADALRGHAYAQLFQRSDHGWEAQTELLLLPWEQWRSHVAAEAFVSGPGALQAAEHWPELALTPPETHHPTLQGLYAAGSRMPDLSRSELFALEPLYIRPSYAEEQRRPPSSP, from the coding sequence ATGTTCGATCCTGTTGATTCCTCGGCCACGATGCCAGAGGTGGTTTCGAACGGCGGGTCAAACTCAGGAACGAGCGATCCATGGCTGCTGATCGAGACTTCCGGGCGTACAGGTCAGGTCGGCCTGGCTCGCAGGGGAGAAGTTATCCTGAGCCGCCTTCTGGACCCCTCCCGGCGGCATGCACGGGACCTGACCCCGGCGGTGGTGGAGCTTTTGCAACAAGCCGGGATCGCCCCCGCAGCGTGCGCAGGTGTCATGGTGAGTTTGGGTCCGGGCAGTTTCACAGGTCTGCGGGTGGGGGTGATGTCCGCCAAGACTTTCGCCTACGCTACGGGTTGTGCTCTGCGGGCAGTCCCCACCTTCGCGGCTGTGGCGGAACAAGCGCCGCCCCGCTGCACGCCCCTCTGGGTGGTCGCCGATGCCTTGCGCGGCCACGCTTATGCCCAGTTGTTCCAGCGTTCAGACCACGGGTGGGAAGCACAAACCGAGTTGCTCTTGCTACCCTGGGAACAGTGGCGCAGCCACGTGGCGGCGGAGGCCTTTGTCAGTGGTCCCGGTGCCCTGCAAGCCGCGGAACACTGGCCGGAACTGGCCCTGACCCCGCCGGAAACCCACCATCCCACCCTCCAGGGCTTGTACGCTGCCGGTTCCCGCATGCCCGACCTTTCCCGCAGTGAGCTGTTCGCTCTGGAGCCGCTCTACATCCGCCCCAGCTACGCCGAGGAACAGCGCCGCCCGCCCTCTTCACCCTGA
- a CDS encoding ribonuclease HI family protein has protein sequence MSEGTRLYIDGAARGNPGPAAYAVILQRPGQPPLTQAAPIGTATNNVAEYTALLEGLRLAAAHKVPCLEVISDSELLVKQMQGHYRVRHPELQRLYQAVHELLPHFQQVTFTHVRRDQNAEADRLANAALDGRLSAAGSEPPSSNAAAASSQAASPQDRPRPPAADSAPSDGPARLPLPSAAYHDIHAILHSAAQTWAAQGLPALPVDQVWEQIQSVLEEHRLLHRPRRSQQQ, from the coding sequence ATGAGTGAAGGCACACGCTTGTACATTGACGGCGCGGCGCGGGGTAATCCCGGTCCTGCGGCTTACGCTGTGATTTTACAGCGTCCCGGCCAGCCTCCCCTGACCCAGGCTGCCCCCATCGGGACCGCTACCAACAACGTCGCGGAATACACGGCCTTACTGGAAGGGTTGCGCCTGGCCGCGGCACACAAGGTTCCCTGCCTGGAAGTCATCAGCGATAGCGAACTGTTAGTCAAGCAAATGCAGGGGCACTACCGCGTTCGCCATCCCGAGTTGCAACGGCTGTATCAGGCGGTGCACGAGCTGCTCCCGCACTTCCAGCAGGTCACCTTCACGCACGTCCGGCGAGACCAGAACGCCGAGGCCGACCGGTTGGCCAATGCCGCTCTCGATGGCCGGCTTTCTGCCGCCGGGTCGGAACCGCCAAGTTCCAATGCTGCCGCCGCATCTTCCCAAGCCGCTTCGCCACAGGACCGACCTCGGCCTCCTGCCGCGGACTCCGCGCCCTCCGATGGCCCAGCACGCCTGCCCCTGCCCTCCGCCGCCTACCACGACATCCATGCCATCCTCCACTCGGCAGCCCAGACCTGGGCAGCCCAGGGACTGCCCGCCCTGCCGGTGGACCAGGTTTGGGAACAGATTCAATCGGTTCTGGAAGAGCATCGCTTGTTGCATCGACCGCGCCGTTCCCAGCAACAATAG
- a CDS encoding SMP-30/gluconolactonase/LRE family protein — protein MKRKLRASLLTILMLMLGSGTSGWELTAQEKKPVQKKSSDPASWRPDAATLARIREQTDLLRQAVEQLQRRGVAEEVWIEVAIYLKAAENIVRWEEWLHTNSVRWTLQTLEEGLERARQAQDGQAPWRNTSGRWTVRAYRSRIDGSLQPYAVLLPKDYGQPGRGPWRLDIVLHGRDASLTEAKFLANHSPKTPVAAPPDFIQLEVYGRGNNAYRWAGETDVFEAWEAFQRWAGPQCDPKQVVLRGFSMGGAGTWHIGLHHPCRFRVLGPGAGFTTTHGYVPRLPDPLPDYQEKCLRIYDAVRYAENAYLVPIVTYSGEKDPQKAAADTIIEALRDFPLPLRLTHLVAPGLQHQMPPEWQAKAQAEYRRYLQQPEVATGEHLRFVTWTTRYHRCAGLEILALQQHYEKAVVDLRYGPQEVTLQTQNVRRLRFTPPADKVPQRVILDGVSLRWPQGQAAILCERTHGRWQPVAEAALADRLQRAPEKTPGLQGPIDDAFREPFRVVGPLQEDGWPTAALQRFAALWERYFRGELPRLPPERYDPQQHDAHLVLFGTPWSNPLIARLLPHLPIIWTERDLIVNGVRYDAATHLPVLIYPHPLRSQRYVVINSGHTFGEADLRGTNALLYPRLGDWAVLRLPAAHAGDSQKLLEQAVPVAAGLFDESWQFPGPIAPSARLEKLWSEGSFTEGPAEGPDGCIYFSDIGNRIMKYDPRTGKTTVFRDPSGRSNGLKFDAQGRLIACEGANTGGGRRLSITEKDGTIRTLADKYQGKRFNSPNDLTLDRQGRIYFSDPRYVGEEPRELDHESVYRVDPDGTVTRVTQDTVKPNGLVLSPDGKTLYVAEHSDKPDGPRLLLAYPVRPDGTLGPRRVLYDFGRERGIDGMTVTPEGILLAAAGAGDKGGIYFFSPDGKKLAFLPTPETPSNCCLAGPDKRTLYITAGKSLYRIRLAEPEHKR, from the coding sequence ATGAAGCGAAAGCTGCGCGCCAGTCTGCTTACCATTCTGATGCTGATGCTTGGCTCCGGAACCAGCGGGTGGGAGCTAACTGCCCAGGAGAAGAAGCCGGTCCAGAAGAAGAGCAGTGACCCTGCGAGTTGGCGGCCCGATGCCGCAACCCTGGCACGCATCCGCGAGCAGACCGATCTCCTGCGGCAGGCGGTGGAGCAGTTGCAGCGCCGGGGCGTGGCCGAGGAGGTCTGGATCGAAGTGGCCATCTATCTGAAGGCGGCGGAGAACATCGTCCGCTGGGAGGAATGGCTGCACACCAATAGCGTCCGCTGGACGCTGCAAACTCTGGAAGAAGGTCTGGAACGGGCGCGGCAAGCTCAGGACGGCCAGGCGCCGTGGCGGAATACTTCCGGCCGCTGGACGGTGCGCGCGTACCGCTCCCGCATCGATGGCTCCCTCCAACCCTACGCCGTGCTCCTGCCGAAGGATTACGGTCAACCGGGGCGGGGACCCTGGCGGCTGGATATTGTCTTGCATGGCCGCGACGCCAGCCTGACGGAGGCCAAATTCCTGGCCAACCACAGCCCGAAAACTCCCGTGGCCGCCCCGCCGGACTTCATCCAACTGGAAGTGTATGGCCGAGGAAATAACGCCTACCGCTGGGCTGGAGAAACGGACGTCTTCGAGGCGTGGGAGGCGTTCCAGCGCTGGGCAGGACCGCAGTGCGACCCGAAGCAGGTAGTGCTCCGCGGCTTTTCCATGGGCGGAGCGGGCACCTGGCACATCGGCCTGCATCATCCCTGCCGCTTTCGTGTGCTCGGACCTGGCGCGGGGTTCACGACCACGCATGGCTACGTTCCGCGCTTGCCCGACCCCTTGCCGGATTATCAGGAAAAATGCCTGCGCATCTATGATGCCGTGCGCTACGCCGAGAATGCCTATCTGGTTCCCATCGTCACTTACAGTGGGGAAAAGGACCCGCAGAAGGCCGCCGCTGACACCATCATCGAAGCGCTGCGGGATTTCCCGCTGCCCCTGCGCTTGACCCATCTCGTGGCTCCCGGCTTGCAGCATCAGATGCCGCCGGAGTGGCAAGCGAAAGCCCAAGCCGAGTACCGCCGCTACCTCCAGCAGCCCGAAGTAGCTACCGGCGAACATCTCCGCTTCGTCACCTGGACCACCCGCTACCACCGCTGCGCCGGTCTGGAAATCCTCGCCTTGCAGCAGCATTACGAAAAGGCCGTGGTCGATCTTCGCTATGGACCGCAGGAAGTCACCCTTCAGACGCAGAACGTCCGGCGATTGCGGTTCACGCCGCCTGCGGACAAAGTTCCCCAGCGGGTCATTCTCGACGGCGTCTCGCTCCGCTGGCCCCAGGGACAAGCCGCCATTCTGTGCGAACGCACCCATGGACGCTGGCAGCCAGTGGCGGAAGCCGCCCTGGCCGATCGCCTCCAACGCGCCCCGGAGAAAACACCCGGCCTCCAAGGCCCCATCGACGACGCTTTCCGGGAACCCTTCCGGGTCGTCGGACCGCTGCAAGAGGATGGCTGGCCCACCGCGGCCTTGCAACGCTTCGCTGCACTCTGGGAGCGCTACTTCCGCGGCGAACTCCCCCGCCTCCCGCCCGAACGCTATGATCCCCAACAGCACGATGCCCATCTGGTCCTCTTCGGCACGCCCTGGTCCAACCCCCTGATCGCCCGCCTGCTCCCGCACCTGCCCATCATCTGGACTGAACGGGACCTCATCGTCAATGGCGTGCGCTACGATGCGGCCACGCACCTGCCTGTGTTGATCTATCCTCATCCGCTGCGCTCCCAGCGCTACGTGGTGATCAACAGCGGGCACACCTTTGGGGAAGCCGACCTGCGCGGCACCAACGCCTTGCTCTATCCGCGCCTAGGAGATTGGGCCGTTCTTCGCCTGCCCGCCGCTCATGCGGGGGACAGCCAGAAACTGCTGGAACAGGCGGTGCCCGTGGCCGCCGGCCTCTTCGACGAATCCTGGCAGTTCCCCGGACCTATCGCTCCCTCCGCCCGGCTGGAAAAACTTTGGAGCGAGGGGAGCTTCACCGAAGGACCCGCCGAAGGCCCCGACGGCTGCATCTACTTCTCGGACATCGGCAACCGCATCATGAAGTACGACCCCCGCACTGGGAAAACCACGGTGTTCCGCGATCCCAGCGGCCGGTCCAATGGCCTGAAATTCGACGCTCAGGGCCGCCTCATCGCTTGCGAAGGGGCCAACACCGGCGGAGGACGCCGCCTGAGCATCACCGAAAAAGACGGCACCATTCGGACCCTGGCGGACAAATACCAGGGCAAGCGTTTCAACTCCCCCAATGACCTGACACTGGACCGTCAGGGACGCATCTACTTCTCCGATCCACGCTATGTCGGTGAGGAACCGCGCGAGCTGGATCACGAATCCGTCTACCGTGTGGACCCCGATGGCACGGTTACGCGCGTGACTCAGGACACGGTCAAGCCGAATGGCCTGGTCCTGTCACCGGACGGGAAGACGCTGTACGTGGCGGAGCATTCCGACAAGCCGGACGGCCCGCGCCTGCTCCTGGCCTACCCCGTTCGGCCCGACGGCACCCTGGGACCCCGCCGTGTGCTCTACGACTTCGGGCGGGAGCGCGGCATCGACGGGATGACCGTCACACCGGAAGGCATCCTCCTCGCCGCCGCCGGAGCCGGAGACAAGGGAGGAATCTACTTCTTCAGCCCCGACGGGAAGAAACTCGCCTTCCTGCCCACCCCCGAAACCCCAAGCAATTGCTGCCTCGCCGGACCGGACAAACGCACCCTCTACATCACCGCCGGCAAAAGCCTCTACCGCATCCGCTTGGCGGAGCCTGAACACAAACGCTGA